The nucleotide window TCGCTCCACAACGCCATTCCTGCAATATCAATCAGGTATTTTTTCTCCAATTCGGCATTGAAGTAATCTAAATCCAAATTTTCCAAGGTAATATTTTCCTTTTTGGAAAACTTGCTGTATCGGATAGAAGCTTCAAATAATTTAATTAACAAATCGTCGTATTGAGATTTGTTTGTTTTTATTTTTAAAGCCAGAGTCACGATATTGACAATGGTTTCTTCAATTCTTTTAAAATATTTTTCGGGAATTTTTCCATGAATCAAATATTGGCGAAAAGCCAAAACATCAATAAAAAGCAGCGCATTGGTAACCAAATGAGAAAAGTTTTTATTGATTATACTTTCATTTGTCTGCACGCGTTGCCCGATTATTTCTTCTAAGGTTAAAGAAGTATTGCTTTTGGATAATATTTTTTTGAATAGGCTGAAACCTTCCGGATGCATTTCTCGATAGAAAGCATAGGCTTTTTCAATAAATAGTGAAGGCTTTTTTTCTTTATTTGTTAATGAAAAAATACCGTATAATGCATTTAATAAGGCAATTTTGGAAATTTCTTCTTTGAACCAGCCTTTGGTTTTTATTTCAAAAGGGGTATCAAAAGAAATGATATGACCGTAGATAAAACCGGTATCTCTTAGTTTTTGGTAATATAGGTCTTCCGTTTCAGAAACAGGGTGTTCTGAGAACTTTAGTTTTGTAAAGAATTTATCTATCCAACCAGATGCCGAAGGGTTAATCATTGCTTAGTTTTGATTTTGCAAAGCTATGTTTTTTTATTTAGCAAAGGTTAAGTCTTAGATTTATAAAACGAGTTCTTTGTCAATTTTTGTGAAATTTTGATTTTTCTTTTCCTCAGAATTAAGTTTTGGGAATCAGTCCCTTGATTTTTTATTTAGTTGGCAAAGATTAACGATTGTGGTAATTCTATTGCTTCTCGTTTCGGGTCTTTTGGCTTGATTGAGCCAATATAAATATCCTTTTCGGTACGAAGGGCTAAAGTTTTTGTAGTTTTCAAAAGCAATATTGTTTTGTTCGAATGCCTGAGCCAAATCTTCTGGAAGTATTAAATCTTCAACAGCATCTAATGAATTCCAAGAGCCATTTTGTTTGGCAATTTCAATTTTTGCCAAGCCACTTTCGTGCATTAGATTTTCGGCGATAAGTTTTTCGATATAAGTTTTGTTGAGTTTGCTCCAGACACTTTTGTTTTTTCTAGGAGAAAAAGTCTGTTTTCGACTATGTTCGTCAATATTTTTGACGGTAGAATCAATCCATCCGTAGCAAATCGCCACCTGTACGGCTTCTTCCCAACGCATACTTTCAAAAGGACTACCTACTTTATAGAAAATCAAATAAACACCAGTTGACAAGTGATGGTTCTCGTGAAGCCATTCTCGCCAATCTGATGCGTTTTTGAAATAGAGATGTTCTTTTTCTTTTTTCAAAAGATTTTCCATATTATTTTTCATGAATGTCCGTAAATTGTGCCAGAATATTTTTGCCACAGATTAAAAAGATTATCACAGATTTTATAGCAACTATCAAAAAATCTGTGATAATCTTTTTAATCTGTGGCTAATTTAAACTGTTTGGTATTAGTTATGGATAGTCCAGTCCTGTTATTTTATTATTGCAGAACAAGCTACTCTTGCTCCAGCATTTCCGGCAGGTTGTGATACAAAATCATCGGCACCTTGATGAACTATAAGTCCTTTGCCCATAATGTCTTTTGTAGCATCTCCGCAACCAATACACCATTGATCTGTAGTCAAAGTGATGGTTCCGTTTCCTTTTGCATCAGCGGTAAAATTGCCAATATCTCCTTTGTGGTATTCACCTTCGCCCCATTTTCCGTGTTTTTTGAAAGTTGGGTTCCAGTGTCCTCCGGCAGAACTTCCATCGGCAGCAGAACAATCTGATTTTTCATGAATGTGGATAGCGTGAATTCCAGGTTGCAATCCGGCAATTTTTGCAACAAAAGTCACTTTGCCGTTTTTTTCTGTAAAAGAGGCTGTTCCTGTTACTTTGCTATTACTTTTGGCTTCAAAAGTAAGGTCTAGTTTTTTTGAATCGCTTGATTTGTTGCTGGATTTGCAGCCAATGATTAAGGCGACAATTACCGCGGTAGAAAAGATTATTTTTTTCATGGTTTAAAAAAAGATTAATTGGGACATAAAATTAGTTATAAAAAAGGGGAATAATCAATTTCTCTAAAATCTATTTTGACTTTTCTCCCACAAAATGGTTTGTTGGCGACTTAAACAATATGTTGAATGAAGTTAAGCTGCCATAAATACGGGTGATGTATTGCTGTAATTCTATTTTTTCAATTTCTTCTATTTTGCTGCTGTTAATTTTTTGTTCCATTACACGCAGGCGGTCACGAACCATTATGATTTTATGGAAAAAAGTGTCAATTGGAATTTCTTTGGATGCCAATCCAGGCTGACCTGGTTCCAAAATCAATTTTCCACCTTTCCATTTATCACCAATTGGTACAATTTCGGATACATCCGACCATTTTTTCAGAAGGTCTCGTAAGGTTTGTTCCACTTCAGAAAAACTTACAGTATCTACTTCGTCCACAGTAGCTTCAATTACTTTAAACTCGTCGTTTAATGGAATGGTTTCCAGACCATTTTCTATAAACGTTACCCAATATTCTTTGGAAGATACATTGGTTATTACTCCTTTTCCATATTCTGGGTGTTCAATTCTGGAACCTATTCCTAATAGTGTCATATCGTTTTTTCTTTTTTACCAAAAATAACCATACCTTTCATAAAAAGCAAATTTGAAATCAGGGCAAACTTATGAGTTGTTTTTACCGCAGATTCGCAAATTTCTCTAAAAATTTTGATCACAAATCTGTCGCTTTCAGCGGAATTTTGGCAAATTAGTTTTTTCAAAATTACAAAATTCAAGTTTGTAAGTAATAAATCTGCGAATTTGCGGTTATTTTAAAAACTTATGAGTTTGCTTTAATTTGAAATGTGAAGCTCCTTTTTTCTTATTAATTTTTCTTATTTTTACATTATATGATTTTTAAATTGCTGTACATGAATAAAATAACGTTATTAGTAGTTTTTGTTTGTATGAGTTTTGCATCCTGTGGGACATCCAAAACTGCTACAAAAGAATTTTCACTAGAAGGGTCTTGGGAATTAAATTATATAACGGGGCCTAAGATAGCTTTTGATGGCTTGTTTCCTGAAAAAAAACCAACAATTTCATTTAATTTAAAAGACAATAAGATAGTTGGGCACAATAGTTGTAACAAATATTTTGGAACTTTGATTACGGATGGTGCCAAAATTAATTTTGCAGCTGCCAAAATAGGAATGACTATGATGGCATGTAATGGAAATGGTGATTCAGTTTACATGGAAGCTCTCAATAAAATTGAATCCTATACAATTACAGATAATGGCAATACCTTAAATCTTTTGATAGGTAAGGTCGTTATGATGCGATTTACGCACCAAAAATAATTTTTTTTGATCATCCGTTTTTATAAAATTAAGATATCATGAAAACAGTTGTATTATCTCTTTTTCTTTCTTTTTCTATGCTAATGGGTTTTGCTCAGGAAAAAACCAAAAAGCAAATAAAAGAAGAACAAAATTTGGCAAAACAAAAAAAAATGGAAGCCCTAATTGAAGCCAAAAATTATGAATTTGTTGCAGATTGGGCTTATCCGCAAGGTGGCAGAAGCATTAATATGACTTCTAATCCAAATTATTTTCGAATTAAAAAAGATTCTGTTCACAGTGAAATGCCTTTTTTCGGGAGAGCCTATAGCGGAGTTGCTTATAGTAGTAACGGCGGAGGTTTGGACTTCAAAGGTGAAATGAGAAATTACATTCTTGAAAAAAACAAGAAAGATTTCACTATCAAAACAGAGGTAAAAGGACAATCGGATAATTATTCTATTATTTTGATAATCTATTTTGACGGAGGAGCTTCATTAAGTATCAATTCCAACAATAGGGCTTCAATTAATTATAGAGGAAATGTTGCTGAAATTAAAACGAAATAATGCCTCAGAATCTGCGTTGTATATTCTGTGGCTTTTGATTTAAAATATTACATATAAGGGACAAATAATACAGGGTTTGGTCTCTGGTAAAACTAATTATAAGATTAGTCGAAAAGTAAATAACTGATATGATAAAATATTTGATTGCTTTTTTTATAGTTTTATTTGGAAACCAAACTTTTGTACAAGCCCAATCCAATGTTGATGGAAACAATCCTTGTCTGCCCAAGACAGTTTTTGAATTGTTCAAAAAGAAAGATTCTATTTTGATTGTAAAGCCCGTTAAAAACAACTTTTTGCTTGTGATTCCCATAATTGGGGTAAATCCGGCAACAGGATTCAGTTATGGCGCGACGGCCCAATATACTTTTAAGGGCAAAGAGCTTACCGATAAATATTCTTCTGCAAACCTCGGAGTGACTTTAACTACTCAAAAGCAATTATTGATTAATGTCAAAAACAATATTTTGCTTAAAAATAACAGAATATATCTTAGAGGAGATTATCGGCTGTATATTTTTACACAGCCCAATTACGGCCTCGGAACTAATATTATACCAACAAATAGGGAGAACCCTGATTTTAGTATCGAATCTATTGAAGAGCCGATGGATTATAACTATTTCAAATTTCATCAGTCTGCTTCATGGGAAATTAGAAATAATTTTTACGTAGGAGGCGGTGTGGAAATTGATTGGTATTCAACGATTAATGATAAAAATCTTGATATACAAAACGGAATATTCACACATCATTACAACTACAGCAAGCAAAACGGGTTTAATGAAAATGAATATTTTGTAAACGGGTTGAGTGTGAATTTTATATATGATTCGAGAGATAATCAGATTAATACACGAAAAGGCTGGTTTGCAAATATTAATTACAGATTTAACGGAGATTTATTTAATGACCAAAGAGCCAGTAATGTACTGAATACAGAGGTTAGATATTTTCTTCCTATGGATCCAAGGAGGGAACAATTTGTTCTCGGATTCTGGGCATTGGGGCAGTTTGTTACCAAAGGTGTTGTGCCTTATCTGAATCTGCCAGCCATTGGTTGGGATCAACGGAGCCGAAGCGGGGAGGGCTATACCCAAGGTTTGTTTCGGGGAAATAATTTGGCTTATATGCAGGCCGAATTAAGATTTCCTATAACTTGTAACCAGCTTCTTAGCGGTACCGTTTTCACAAATTTTATAACAACAAGCAATAATGATGACCATGTACATCTTTTTCAATATGTCCAGCCCGCAGTTGGGGTAGGGCTAAGATTGTTAATAGACAAAGCAACTCGAACAAACCTTGTTTTTGATTATGCGGTAGGAAACCATTCAAAAGGTTTTTATCTTAATGCGGGAGAAACTTTCTAAACTCTTTTAGTCGTTGATAAATAACAGTTTAATTTGGTTTTTTCATGATATTTTGAGGAAATAAACTTATATTTGAGATAATTAACTAAATAAAAAACGGAAAACATGAAAAAAATATTTTTGTTATTTGCTGTAGCAATCACATCTGTAACATTTGCCCAATCAGATTTGAAAGATGATATTGATGTTGTACAATCTGTTTATGGAAAATCCAAATCAGAATTGGTAAATCAATATATGGGATTATCTGGTTCTCAGGCTGCTGAATTCAAAACAATCTATGCTGCCTACGAATCCGAAAGAAAAAAACTGGGGGAGGAAAAGGTACATTTGATAAATTTATATGCCACAGATTATGCTGCTTTGACAGATGAAAAAGCAGATGTTATAGTCAAAGGGATTATGAAAAATAATGCAGCTTATGATAAATTATACAGTTCTTATTATGGAAGATTAAAGAAAGCAATCGGGGGAATTAATGCTGCAAAATTTATTCAACTCGAAATTTATTTGCAAACAGAAATTAGAAGTACATTACAAAATGCAATTCCTTTTGTAGGAGAATTGGAAATGACAAAATTGAAGCAGTAAATTTGATTTCAATAATAAGTTTAAAGAGCATAATCTTAGGGTTGTGCTCTTTTTTTTAACCAAGATTTATTGTTTTTTTTACCCTTTTTACAATAAATAGAATATTCTTTCGATTTTAACTAATGAAAAGTTCTTCTGTCATAAAAAATGTTAATTTAAGTTTTATTATCTTAGAAAAATAAGTTAAATTTGTTAAAGTACTTCCTGATTTTCAATGTAATTTTAAAAAAATAAACCATGAAAATTTTCTCAACCCCGGCTAAAATTGTTTTCATTTTTCTATTCGCCTTATCGATTTTTTCTGTTAATGTTTTTTCGCAAACTGCACCAAGAGATTTTAAGAATTCGATTAAATTTAATGTGTCAAATACGTTACTTTATGATAATTCAATTCAATTTTCATACGAAAGAATGATTAAGGAAAATCAAAGTTTGAATGTTTTTGCAGGATATCAGGAATTCCCATTAATAACGCTTAATGTTACCAATGTTGATTTTTCGAAAGATAGTAATAGAAAAGGTTATTCGGTAGGTGCCGATTATCGTTTTTATTTGGGAAGTATCAATAAATTCAAAGGGCCGCGAGGAGTTTATTTGGCTCCATTTTTAAGTTTTTTTCAATTTGATACAGATAGAAATTTGTCTTATAGAAATCCAAATAATGGAGTTGTGAGCACTTCTAATCTTTCTTCAAAATTTAATTTAACCAATATTGGAGGGGAATTAGGGTATCAATTTGTTTTGTGGGATAGATTTGTTATCGATTGTGTTTTGTTTGGACCATCAATAACCAGATATAAATTTAACACAAAACTGGACAATAATATTCCTGGTCTTGATGACAATGAATTGTATCAAAAAGTTATTGAAGCAATAAAAGACAGATTCCCAGGAGTTGAAGGAATAACAGGTGATGAAGGAGTCGAAAAAAAAGGCGTTCAATCTATTACTGCTGTTGGATTTAGATACAATATCAGTATTGGTTACAGATTTTAAAATTGGATAAGAAATGCTAAGAACCTCATTTTATTTGAGGTTTTTTAGTTTTTTGATAAGGATATTAATTTTTCAATGACTTTGTCAAAAAATGTTTTTACATGTATTATTGAAAGTGTTTTTAATTTCTTTGTAAAATTCAGTATATGATTGTTCAAGACTTTATTTGTGGAAAGAAAAATTGGTTTTTTTTAGCTTTTTTTTTGTTTGTTTTCAATAAGTCATTTTCTCAGGATCTTGAACCTCGCGCTTATGCCAATATGCCCAAAGGAGGCAATGTAATAGTTGCCAGCTATGGTTACATGAAAGGAGATGTGGTAACAGAACCCAATTTACCTGTTGAAGATTTCCTTATTAAGAGTAATAATTTTGCCGCAGGATATATGCACACTTTTGGATTGGCTGATAAATTGGCCAG belongs to Flavobacterium gilvum and includes:
- a CDS encoding LETM1-related biofilm-associated protein; this encodes MINPSASGWIDKFFTKLKFSEHPVSETEDLYYQKLRDTGFIYGHIISFDTPFEIKTKGWFKEEISKIALLNALYGIFSLTNKEKKPSLFIEKAYAFYREMHPEGFSLFKKILSKSNTSLTLEEIIGQRVQTNESIINKNFSHLVTNALLFIDVLAFRQYLIHGKIPEKYFKRIEETIVNIVTLALKIKTNKSQYDDLLIKLFEASIRYSKFSKKENITLENLDLDYFNAELEKKYLIDIAGMALWSDGVIENNEAYFLHKLSQSLAIENEFVSQSIISTDGFIAQHKKEIPYFNYSNPVKHFYDQTTNSVIKLITRNKNRLLKEIIESKELMVLLAYSTRRDLNEKEKKKIKKQLLDICKTIPSLTIFLLPGGSLLLPLMIKFIPTLLPSAFNENLEHEDEA
- a CDS encoding YdeI/OmpD-associated family protein; its protein translation is MKNNMENLLKKEKEHLYFKNASDWREWLHENHHLSTGVYLIFYKVGSPFESMRWEEAVQVAICYGWIDSTVKNIDEHSRKQTFSPRKNKSVWSKLNKTYIEKLIAENLMHESGLAKIEIAKQNGSWNSLDAVEDLILPEDLAQAFEQNNIAFENYKNFSPSYRKGYLYWLNQAKRPETRSNRITTIVNLCQLNKKSRD
- a CDS encoding superoxide dismutase family protein, with the protein product MKKIIFSTAVIVALIIGCKSSNKSSDSKKLDLTFEAKSNSKVTGTASFTEKNGKVTFVAKIAGLQPGIHAIHIHEKSDCSAADGSSAGGHWNPTFKKHGKWGEGEYHKGDIGNFTADAKGNGTITLTTDQWCIGCGDATKDIMGKGLIVHQGADDFVSQPAGNAGARVACSAIIK
- a CDS encoding META domain-containing protein codes for the protein MNKITLLVVFVCMSFASCGTSKTATKEFSLEGSWELNYITGPKIAFDGLFPEKKPTISFNLKDNKIVGHNSCNKYFGTLITDGAKINFAAAKIGMTMMACNGNGDSVYMEALNKIESYTITDNGNTLNLLIGKVVMMRFTHQK
- a CDS encoding DUF4251 domain-containing protein; this encodes MKTVVLSLFLSFSMLMGFAQEKTKKQIKEEQNLAKQKKMEALIEAKNYEFVADWAYPQGGRSINMTSNPNYFRIKKDSVHSEMPFFGRAYSGVAYSSNGGGLDFKGEMRNYILEKNKKDFTIKTEVKGQSDNYSIILIIYFDGGASLSINSNNRASINYRGNVAEIKTK
- a CDS encoding BamA/TamA family outer membrane protein, which produces MIKYLIAFFIVLFGNQTFVQAQSNVDGNNPCLPKTVFELFKKKDSILIVKPVKNNFLLVIPIIGVNPATGFSYGATAQYTFKGKELTDKYSSANLGVTLTTQKQLLINVKNNILLKNNRIYLRGDYRLYIFTQPNYGLGTNIIPTNRENPDFSIESIEEPMDYNYFKFHQSASWEIRNNFYVGGGVEIDWYSTINDKNLDIQNGIFTHHYNYSKQNGFNENEYFVNGLSVNFIYDSRDNQINTRKGWFANINYRFNGDLFNDQRASNVLNTEVRYFLPMDPRREQFVLGFWALGQFVTKGVVPYLNLPAIGWDQRSRSGEGYTQGLFRGNNLAYMQAELRFPITCNQLLSGTVFTNFITTSNNDDHVHLFQYVQPAVGVGLRLLIDKATRTNLVFDYAVGNHSKGFYLNAGETF